Below is a genomic region from Deltaproteobacteria bacterium.
TCGTGACATCGATCTTGAAATAACGGGTCATCATCAGATAGGCGGCGGCGAACATTATCAGAACGACAGGAAAACTGGCCAAGGTCCATTGAATAAAAGAAAGGCTTTCTCCTGTCAGCTCAGAAAGGATTCCGACGGAAAGAATCGCGCGTCCACTCCCGAGAAAGGTAGCGATCCCACCGACGATACATCCCCATGCCATGGCAAAGAAAAGCAGTCGTCCATAGCTCCCGCCGTAGGGGATAAACTCCAAGGCGCGCGCGATCTCCAGGATAATAGGAAACATCATCGCGGCGACCGCATGCTCGCTCATGACAAAGGAGAGGAGGGCCGCGGTCAGCAGGATCTGGAAAAGGAGTTTTTTGGGTCTCATCCCGGCCCGTCGCAGGAGTTTTAGCGCGATACGCGTGGAGAGACCGGATTTCATCATCGCCGCCGCGAGGATAAAGACGCCCAGGATAAAGAAGACCGTTTCGTTGCCGAAGAGGGCGAAGGACTCACGCGGGCTTAAGATCTGAAGGAGCGGAGGGACAGCGACAGCCAATAACCCGGTGATTGCGAGTGGGAGGAGTTGCGTGACCCAGAGAAAGACACAATCTCCAAAGACGATGATCGCCTTCCATCCTTCGGAGGAGAGCCCTTCAGGGGGTACCTGGACGAGGAGGAATTGGTTGACCAAAATCAAAAGGGCGAAGAGGAGATAGCGATAGCTTTTGGAGAGAAGAATGACCGGGATCGATCGGCTATCAATAATGATTCGTGATGATTCTGGCATTTAACCTTTGACCTCGCGAACTTTCAGTTTTCTTCGAATTGCCGAGAGACCAAAGGCTGCCTTTCGACCGATCGATGTGTGATAGAAATTCTTCATCGCAACCGTCAGACCCGATTTTCCACCGACGAAATGGCGTCCTTCGAGGGGGGTCAGGACAACGTCTATCTGCCGGATCCAGTTCGTTGAGAGCTTCTTCTCCTGGGTCCTTTGGTACAGATACGAAAAGATCGGGATAATCTCTTTCAGATTGGGCTGCCAACGCATCGCGAGCGAGCTTTCTGGTTGAGGAGGGAAGAAGGTGATCAGCGGGACGACTCCAAGGTCTGTCAGGGCATCAATCCCTTTTTGGGTCGATTCGAGTGGTTCCAGCCCGAGGACGAGGTGCGAGGTGACCGCCCCTTTTGGAAATATTTTCACAGCGTACTCGAGTGCCTCAAGATATCTTTTTTGACGGATTGTTTTGTCCTTTTCCGGGTAGAGCGCGGCAAAAAGTGTCGGATCAAAGACATCGAGGTCATAATAAACCATATCAACACCCGCGGCGTAGGTTCGATCGATCCATTGATTTGTCGCCGGCGGCATCACGTCGACGGAGATGAGAATATTCAAGTGCTTCCGGATCTCGCGGACGAGAGGCTCGATCATCGCGATGCCTCCATCCTCCGTTTCGACAAAACCGGATGAGAGATGGATGATCTCTGCCGGTGTTTCTTTTAAGAGGATTTGCATCGCCTCCACGAAATCTTCATTTGAATAATCAGTCCGACGTGGTGTCTCTTTCGTCCCGCAGTATTTGCAGGCAAATCCGGACTTGGCGAATCGGCACGGACCCCGAGGCGCAGCGGCGAGGAAGCCTCCATGGACATGGATCAGGTCTCCGACCCGGTATCCCCTCGATGTTTTTTCCCTTGAAGCCGAGGGGGGGAAGAGGGCCTGGACATCAAGAT
It encodes:
- a CDS encoding DASS family sodium-coupled anion symporter — its product is MPESSRIIIDSRSIPVILLSKSYRYLLFALLILVNQFLLVQVPPEGLSSEGWKAIIVFGDCVFLWVTQLLPLAITGLLAVAVPPLLQILSPRESFALFGNETVFFILGVFILAAAMMKSGLSTRIALKLLRRAGMRPKKLLFQILLTAALLSFVMSEHAVAAMMFPIILEIARALEFIPYGGSYGRLLFFAMAWGCIVGGIATFLGSGRAILSVGILSELTGESLSFIQWTLASFPVVLIMFAAAYLMMTRYFKIDVTTVEEADRILTSKIRAQGKPSPTEWFISLTFFITIFFWIFYGMKTGMAVISILAVVVLFVFRIVSWKDLEEYVNWGVFLMYGGAICLSSVLDKTGAGKWMADSVIQGIGGDPFWATILFTTGALILTEAISNSAVVAVMTPVAISLCSPLGLDPKGMALLIALASGLGNALPMSTPAMAIAFSSGYFRMRDTITPALVMSLVSLLALLLVGHYWWPVLGIKIF